From the genome of Saccharicrinis carchari, one region includes:
- a CDS encoding InlB B-repeat-containing protein codes for MKKNLSFLCILTLLCIGTYSTLNAQSYQTEIFTGESYSTASYVGYSHGHRSNLYKDNAGTLHLVVVDNYKLKYLTSSDEGLNWQEQSVPSEFDGKISNAMIKGNGNGDLFLAIDVRPGYDYGNSISLDYYFWRHIYVYKYTGNAWQQEAIETPGQTMGGKVIRDLLVDEDGTVHLITIYSGWWDYGGKAYEFRRDPITGAWQTITIADYSDTGVDSGMGYFSAIKQQDGSIAGLYWRNKGNGELGYRTCVDGAWGAPVVISSAAKNYMDICRHSDGNPRIVYITKSSPQKIMYKSVLDNSPGEEILTLAEGQAVNAVNVHANAMGKETIIVSIAGERAMYAEKYPEDETWPTEFQQVPLIEAAYGLSTVSSSSDALVNFSCTYIDYKKNGIYGPHGPNVRYFFNVPDMRIVSCVTAPQEGGMVSGAGQYENNAAVSLTATANSGYIFTEWSEGGTILSSENPLTFSATGNRTISAHFVPVHNIIVQPSANGLVQVLNGASEVLLPDNEITGSYIIRENENVQIKCIPGIGYHFVEWQEAGSLLSTDNPYVLTVTEDRTFTAVLEINTYNLTYTAGANGSISGAASQSAKHGQDGTEVTAVPNQGYHFVQWSDGVTTAARSDMSVQADINVSAEFAINTYSLTYTAGVNGSISGAASQSVDHGQDGAEVTAVPDQGYHFVQWSDGVTTAARTDMAVNGDINVSAEFAINKWVVTFSVTMDGEAVENALIQIESVGEDILTNYAGEATIELPNGSYTYQVTVNAVSVHDAVLLVADMDVSEAIVLTATSMASTAPSSVKVWPNPATKIVFVEGVLQISKTEIFNVDGSLIYSTPMQNNAIDISRLPMGIYIFRITDVQGNIISKRIIKK; via the coding sequence ATGAAAAAAAATTTATCATTTCTATGTATCCTTACTTTGCTTTGCATAGGCACTTATTCAACTTTAAACGCGCAAAGTTACCAGACTGAAATTTTTACCGGAGAATCCTATTCAACCGCCTCTTATGTTGGCTATTCTCATGGTCACAGGTCAAATCTTTATAAAGACAATGCCGGCACTTTGCATTTGGTGGTGGTGGATAATTATAAGTTGAAATATTTAACCAGTTCGGATGAAGGATTGAATTGGCAGGAACAATCCGTCCCCTCTGAATTTGATGGAAAAATTTCCAATGCCATGATTAAGGGAAATGGAAACGGAGATTTGTTTCTTGCCATAGATGTTAGACCAGGTTATGACTATGGAAATTCAATTTCATTGGACTACTACTTTTGGCGCCATATTTATGTGTATAAATATACGGGTAACGCATGGCAACAAGAGGCCATAGAAACACCCGGCCAAACCATGGGCGGTAAGGTGATAAGAGACCTTTTGGTTGATGAGGATGGAACGGTGCATTTAATTACCATATATAGCGGCTGGTGGGATTATGGCGGAAAAGCTTATGAATTTAGGAGGGATCCCATCACCGGAGCCTGGCAAACCATTACAATAGCCGATTATAGCGACACCGGAGTTGATAGCGGTATGGGCTATTTCTCTGCTATAAAGCAACAGGACGGCTCCATAGCCGGACTTTATTGGAGAAATAAAGGTAACGGAGAATTGGGCTATAGAACGTGTGTGGATGGTGCCTGGGGCGCACCGGTGGTTATTTCTTCGGCTGCTAAAAACTATATGGATATTTGCAGACATTCCGATGGAAACCCACGTATTGTTTATATAACTAAATCTTCTCCACAGAAAATAATGTATAAATCGGTACTTGACAACAGCCCGGGAGAAGAAATTTTGACACTTGCAGAGGGGCAAGCAGTAAATGCAGTAAATGTTCACGCCAATGCTATGGGTAAAGAAACCATAATTGTTAGTATAGCAGGCGAACGTGCCATGTACGCAGAAAAATATCCGGAGGACGAAACCTGGCCTACCGAATTTCAGCAAGTTCCCTTGATTGAGGCTGCCTATGGCCTTTCAACTGTGTCATCTTCATCGGATGCATTGGTCAATTTTTCGTGTACCTATATAGATTATAAAAAGAATGGCATCTATGGTCCCCACGGCCCAAACGTTCGGTACTTTTTTAATGTTCCCGATATGCGAATAGTCTCTTGTGTAACAGCGCCACAGGAGGGAGGAATGGTAAGTGGAGCAGGACAGTACGAAAACAATGCCGCTGTATCATTAACAGCTACCGCTAACAGTGGTTATATTTTTACCGAATGGAGCGAAGGCGGAACTATACTTTCATCTGAAAATCCGTTGACATTTAGTGCAACAGGTAATCGCACCATAAGCGCACATTTTGTTCCTGTTCACAATATTATTGTGCAACCCTCGGCTAATGGATTGGTACAAGTTTTAAATGGTGCAAGTGAGGTTCTTCTTCCTGATAATGAAATTACAGGCAGTTATATTATTCGCGAAAATGAGAATGTGCAAATTAAATGCATTCCGGGCATAGGCTATCATTTTGTTGAATGGCAGGAGGCTGGAAGTTTATTGAGTACAGATAATCCTTACGTACTGACGGTAACCGAAGATAGAACATTTACGGCTGTGTTGGAGATCAATACTTACAACCTTACCTACACTGCCGGTGCAAACGGTTCTATCAGTGGTGCTGCCTCCCAGAGTGCAAAACACGGTCAGGATGGCACTGAGGTAACAGCGGTTCCCAATCAAGGCTATCATTTTGTACAATGGAGCGATGGTGTAACAACAGCTGCCAGATCCGATATGTCAGTTCAAGCAGACATAAATGTGAGCGCTGAGTTTGCTATCAATACTTACAGTCTTACCTATACTGCCGGCGTAAACGGTTCTATCAGTGGTGCTGCCTCGCAGAGTGTAGATCACGGTCAGGATGGTGCAGAAGTTACAGCGGTTCCCGATCAAGGTTATCATTTTGTACAATGGAGTGATGGTGTAACAACAGCGGCCAGAACCGATATGGCGGTAAATGGAGACATAAATGTGAGCGCTGAATTTGCTATTAATAAATGGGTGGTGACTTTTAGCGTAACCATGGACGGGGAAGCTGTTGAAAATGCCCTTATACAAATTGAGAGTGTTGGAGAAGATATATTGACAAATTATGCAGGCGAGGCTACAATCGAATTGCCCAATGGGAGTTACACCTATCAGGTAACAGTAAACGCTGTGTCTGTTCATGATGCCGTATTACTTGTTGCTGATATGGATGTTTCTGAAGCAATAGTTTTAACAGCGACCTCAATGGCCTCCACAGCACCGTCATCTGTTAAAGTTTGGCCAAACCCTGCAACTAAAATTGTTTTTGTAGAAGGGGTATTGCAAATTTCTAAAACAGAAATTTTTAATGTAGATGGTAGTTTAATCTATTCAACCCCTATGCAAAATAACGCGATTGACATATCACGTTTACCAATGGGGATATATATATTCAGAATTACAGATGTACAAGGAAATATAATAAGTAAGCGCATTATTAAAAAATAG
- a CDS encoding helix-turn-helix domain-containing protein, producing the protein MLNYSYIFLLFPFIVSLIWFFTFIFSKISLRNPRFIMALFMACGSITFLSGIGMYGGALHIYKIVYPFVFFTALALFPLFYIYVLQIVTPSKIRKQLFIHFVPAGILLCCSVILYALLMSPEEKLYYINQFLLNKTSVADEVYRKFSLMKFVDTTAKLSYILLSIVYYIATVRLVNKHQKTIEDYYSSLKAVSLDWVKTLGIFFVLAVISGIAVHWFHRRDILDNDMLSSIPFLFLGIFFAMIGNHSNRQSVNIFPSKNLESDESEDTSVLKSLPEENTNDGEDENSGTIPDGLKDKLEIYFSEKRPYLNPELKIWDVARHLNTNRTYISRLINQAHGVRFSVFVNRYRIQEAKEMMTHPKTGQYSLSVIAGMSGFVNYSSFVRAFRQFEGIAPNEFRQRNTAFNQ; encoded by the coding sequence ATGTTAAACTATTCCTATATATTTCTGCTATTCCCTTTTATCGTAAGCCTTATTTGGTTTTTCACTTTTATATTCAGCAAAATATCATTGCGAAACCCCAGGTTCATCATGGCTTTGTTCATGGCGTGCGGTAGCATTACATTTCTCTCCGGTATAGGCATGTACGGTGGAGCATTACATATCTATAAAATAGTTTACCCCTTTGTGTTTTTTACCGCTCTGGCTTTATTTCCGCTATTTTATATTTATGTGCTCCAAATTGTGACCCCATCGAAAATACGTAAGCAACTTTTTATTCATTTCGTGCCGGCCGGAATCTTGCTCTGTTGCTCGGTAATCCTGTACGCGCTACTTATGAGTCCGGAAGAAAAACTTTATTATATAAATCAATTTCTACTCAATAAAACGTCTGTTGCCGATGAGGTGTATCGAAAATTTAGCTTGATGAAATTCGTTGACACAACAGCCAAACTATCCTATATACTTCTTTCTATTGTTTATTATATAGCCACGGTTCGTCTGGTGAACAAGCACCAAAAAACCATTGAAGATTATTATTCTTCGCTTAAAGCGGTATCCCTGGATTGGGTAAAAACACTCGGCATCTTTTTTGTGCTGGCCGTTATTTCCGGTATCGCTGTGCATTGGTTCCATCGCCGCGATATTCTCGACAACGACATGTTGTCATCCATCCCGTTTCTGTTTTTGGGCATCTTCTTTGCCATGATTGGCAATCATAGCAACCGGCAAAGTGTTAATATATTTCCCTCTAAAAATTTAGAAAGCGACGAATCGGAAGATACAAGCGTACTGAAAAGTCTGCCCGAAGAAAACACAAATGACGGGGAAGACGAAAACTCCGGTACAATCCCGGACGGATTAAAAGATAAACTGGAAATTTATTTTTCCGAAAAACGCCCTTACCTCAATCCCGAACTAAAAATATGGGACGTGGCACGCCACCTCAATACCAACCGTACTTATATTTCGCGTCTGATAAACCAGGCGCATGGTGTCCGATTTTCGGTTTTCGTAAACCGTTACCGGATACAGGAGGCGAAAGAAATGATGACGCATCCCAAAACCGGTCAATACTCGCTTTCGGTAATCGCCGGCATGTCGGGCTTCGTCAATTACTCCTCTTTTGTGCGGGCTTTCAGGCAATTCGAGGGTATTGCCCCCAATGAATTCCGTCAGAGAAACACGGCGTTTAATCAATAG
- a CDS encoding DMT family transporter, producing the protein MKNTIRQTYFLAIIACLLWSTAFAGIKIGLEYTTPLQFAGIRFFLAGIILFPLVKNRKNITLAIKHHFWLILKISLFQTMILYSLFYLGVSLVPGAIAAIFIGSSPLFAAIVSSLMQKNDKLTLPKMLTISLGIAGIVLIAYHKEWSDKDELKQLLGMGILIAANISSGVGNVFVSRQKGKIPPTTLNALQMSLGGLVLFVGSLFYEPFTGFNHPPAYFISLAWLSFLSAAAFSIWFKLLQRPGVLVSDLNIWKFIVPIFGAILSWLLLPDEQPELIPIIGMLIIAVSLIMYNFVNRKARIK; encoded by the coding sequence ATGAAAAATACCATTAGGCAGACTTATTTCCTTGCCATCATTGCCTGCTTGCTTTGGTCAACAGCATTTGCAGGAATAAAAATAGGCTTGGAATATACCACGCCCCTGCAATTTGCCGGGATACGCTTTTTTTTAGCGGGAATCATACTTTTCCCTCTTGTTAAAAACAGGAAAAACATTACCCTTGCAATCAAACACCATTTTTGGCTTATACTAAAGATATCGCTGTTCCAGACCATGATTTTGTACAGTTTATTTTACCTCGGTGTAAGCCTGGTTCCTGGTGCCATTGCAGCCATCTTCATCGGTTCGTCGCCCTTGTTTGCCGCTATCGTATCGTCGCTGATGCAGAAAAACGACAAGCTAACCCTACCCAAAATGCTTACCATATCCCTGGGCATCGCAGGTATCGTGCTGATTGCCTACCATAAGGAATGGAGCGATAAGGACGAGCTGAAACAATTGTTGGGTATGGGTATTTTAATTGCAGCCAATATATCCTCGGGCGTGGGCAATGTTTTCGTATCCCGACAAAAAGGAAAAATTCCACCTACTACCTTAAATGCCTTACAAATGAGCCTGGGCGGCTTGGTGTTGTTTGTAGGTTCTTTGTTTTACGAACCCTTTACGGGCTTTAACCATCCACCTGCCTATTTTATTTCGTTGGCCTGGCTTAGTTTTCTTTCGGCGGCTGCTTTTAGTATATGGTTTAAACTCCTGCAGCGCCCCGGCGTATTGGTTTCGGACCTGAATATTTGGAAATTTATAGTGCCCATCTTTGGGGCAATATTGAGCTGGTTACTCCTGCCCGATGAACAACCCGAACTCATACCCATTATAGGAATGCTCATTATTGCTGTTTCCTTGATAATGTATAATTTTGTGAACAGAAAGGCCAGAATAAAATAA
- a CDS encoding Na+/H+ antiporter NhaC family protein: MNSNPLKRPALALVPIIVFLILYLVSSVIAGDFYKMPVPVSFLVASVVALGMNTKRKFRERIETYLKGMGNSGIMMMCLIFILAGVFASLAKAMGAVDATVNIGINLLPANILIAGVFVIGCFISLSVGTSLGTVVALTPVAMGIAEQTGVSAGLVLGAVIGGAMFGDNLSFISDTTIAAARTQGCRMKDKFKVNFIIVFPAAVLTFIIYLFINPEQIAIPYDGSIEYQWLKILPYLFVIVAALAGTNVFLVLLIGSVLSGIIGLSIGSFDAWGMVNSIGNGIDSMSEIIIISILVGGMVEIIKYNGGIDFIIRVISKKTKTKKGAEYSLAFLTSVVNIFTANNTITILMVGPLAKDIAAEYGIPARRSASILDTFSCFMQGLLPYGAQLLAVIGLAGAIITPFGIMQFLFYPYLMGFISLLAITFGFPRLKG, from the coding sequence ATGAACAGCAATCCGCTAAAACGGCCTGCATTAGCTTTAGTGCCCATAATTGTATTTTTAATACTCTATTTGGTTTCCTCAGTTATTGCGGGCGATTTTTATAAGATGCCCGTTCCGGTTTCCTTTCTGGTGGCCTCGGTTGTAGCCCTGGGCATGAACACCAAACGCAAATTCAGGGAACGCATAGAGACCTACCTCAAGGGGATGGGAAATTCGGGCATTATGATGATGTGCCTGATTTTTATTTTGGCCGGTGTATTTGCCAGCCTGGCCAAAGCCATGGGCGCTGTTGATGCCACGGTAAATATTGGCATTAACCTGTTGCCCGCTAACATATTAATTGCAGGTGTTTTTGTAATCGGCTGTTTTATCTCCCTTTCGGTGGGCACCTCATTGGGCACAGTGGTGGCGCTTACACCGGTAGCCATGGGCATTGCCGAGCAAACAGGCGTGTCAGCCGGGCTGGTCCTGGGGGCAGTGATAGGAGGTGCCATGTTTGGCGACAACCTTTCTTTTATTTCGGACACTACCATTGCCGCAGCCAGAACACAGGGCTGCCGGATGAAAGATAAATTTAAAGTAAATTTCATCATCGTTTTCCCTGCCGCCGTACTCACCTTTATTATTTACTTGTTTATTAACCCCGAACAAATAGCCATTCCTTACGATGGCTCTATCGAATATCAATGGCTGAAAATTTTACCCTACTTATTTGTTATCGTGGCAGCACTGGCAGGTACCAATGTATTTTTGGTGCTTTTAATCGGGTCGGTTCTATCCGGTATTATTGGCCTTTCCATTGGTAGTTTCGACGCCTGGGGCATGGTAAATTCCATCGGCAACGGTATCGACAGCATGTCCGAAATCATCATTATTTCCATATTGGTGGGCGGTATGGTCGAGATAATCAAATACAACGGAGGCATCGATTTTATCATTCGGGTTATCAGTAAAAAAACGAAAACAAAAAAAGGTGCCGAGTACAGTCTGGCATTTCTCACCTCGGTTGTCAATATATTTACGGCCAACAATACCATTACCATTTTAATGGTAGGCCCGCTGGCCAAAGACATAGCGGCTGAGTATGGGATACCAGCGCGTAGGTCGGCCAGCATATTGGATACGTTTTCGTGCTTTATGCAGGGGCTGCTCCCGTATGGTGCCCAGCTATTGGCAGTGATAGGTTTGGCCGGAGCCATAATAACACCATTTGGCATAATGCAATTTTTATTTTATCCCTACTTGATGGGCTTTATTTCCTTATTGGCTATCACGTTTGGTTTTCCCAGGTTAAAGGGTTAA
- a CDS encoding glycoside hydrolase family 13 protein, whose translation MLPNNTTQKKQSPIHRIEPGNWWIGMKSSALQLLVYGPQITHARVSIDYPGISLQKLTKVENPNYLFIDLLIDDAAQAGNVPLNFTIKGVHICTYDYPLLNREPHSAVRKGFDSGDAIYLIMPDRFANGNPSSNHVDGMREIADRAAPYGRHGGDLQGILSHLDYIQEMGYTALWLTPVLENNQPSASYHGYAITDFYKIDARLGSNEEFKLLTRECNKRGIKMIMDMVFNHCGSHHWWMNDLPMFSWVNQWPEFTRSNNRLGIISDPYASDADKQLLVKGWFDTAMPDLNLENPLLLTYLIQNSIWWIEYAGLQGIRMDTYPYPDKRSMAIWAKRILNEYPNFNLVGECWINEAAKLCYWQKDFPGKGGYNSHLPSLMDFPLQEAIKYAFNEAEGWTTGMARLYNALANDHLYPKPMNLMVFADNHDEGRIFHLLGNDIAKLKMALTYAATIRGILQIYYGTELLMDGNGWDGHDKIRLDFPGGWDSDTVNAFTLKGRTREQNNIFNHIKKLLNYRKQSEALKYGKTLHFIPEEGIYVYFRYTDNQTVMVILNNNTKGSKKVHSMRFREVMGGFTHGTNIISGRKLIDLKNINTKAKTAMVLELK comes from the coding sequence ATGTTACCAAATAACACAACTCAAAAAAAACAATCCCCGATACATCGCATCGAACCAGGCAATTGGTGGATAGGCATGAAATCATCTGCCCTGCAATTACTAGTGTATGGCCCACAAATAACACATGCCCGCGTAAGTATCGACTATCCCGGTATTAGCTTGCAAAAGCTTACTAAAGTTGAGAATCCCAATTACCTGTTTATCGATTTGCTGATTGATGATGCTGCCCAAGCCGGCAATGTCCCCTTAAATTTTACTATTAAGGGAGTCCATATCTGTACCTACGATTACCCCTTGCTGAATAGAGAACCCCACTCGGCTGTGCGCAAAGGTTTTGATTCGGGCGATGCCATCTATTTGATTATGCCGGATAGATTTGCCAATGGCAACCCAAGCAGCAACCATGTGGATGGCATGCGCGAAATAGCGGACAGAGCTGCCCCCTACGGAAGGCACGGCGGCGATTTGCAGGGCATACTGAGCCATTTGGATTATATCCAGGAGATGGGCTACACGGCCTTATGGCTCACCCCGGTGTTGGAAAACAACCAGCCCTCGGCATCGTACCATGGATATGCCATCACCGATTTTTATAAGATAGACGCTCGTTTGGGTTCTAACGAGGAATTTAAACTGCTGACCCGTGAATGCAACAAACGGGGCATTAAAATGATAATGGACATGGTGTTTAACCATTGTGGTAGCCACCATTGGTGGATGAACGATTTGCCCATGTTTAGTTGGGTAAATCAATGGCCCGAGTTTACGCGTTCCAACAATCGTTTAGGCATTATATCCGACCCTTATGCCTCAGATGCCGATAAGCAACTTTTGGTGAAGGGTTGGTTCGACACCGCCATGCCGGATCTGAATTTAGAAAATCCATTACTGCTCACCTACCTGATACAAAACAGCATATGGTGGATTGAATACGCCGGATTGCAAGGCATACGGATGGATACCTATCCATATCCCGATAAACGGAGCATGGCGATTTGGGCGAAACGTATATTAAACGAATATCCCAATTTTAACCTGGTAGGGGAGTGCTGGATTAACGAGGCGGCTAAATTGTGTTACTGGCAAAAGGACTTCCCCGGCAAGGGCGGTTACAACTCGCACTTACCCAGCCTTATGGACTTCCCCCTGCAAGAGGCCATTAAATATGCTTTTAACGAGGCAGAAGGATGGACGACCGGAATGGCCCGATTGTACAATGCTTTGGCCAACGACCATCTGTACCCGAAGCCGATGAACCTGATGGTTTTTGCCGATAATCACGACGAGGGGCGCATATTTCACCTGCTTGGTAATGATATCGCCAAACTTAAGATGGCACTTACCTATGCAGCAACAATACGTGGCATACTGCAAATTTATTACGGAACAGAACTGCTGATGGATGGCAACGGTTGGGATGGTCACGATAAAATACGTTTAGACTTTCCGGGTGGATGGGATTCGGATACCGTAAACGCATTTACCCTAAAGGGAAGAACCAGGGAGCAAAACAATATTTTTAATCATATTAAAAAATTGCTGAATTACCGCAAACAGTCCGAAGCGCTGAAATACGGAAAAACACTTCATTTTATCCCGGAAGAGGGCATCTATGTTTATTTTAGATATACGGATAATCAAACCGTAATGGTAATCCTGAACAATAATACCAAAGGCAGTAAAAAAGTCCACAGCATGCGGTTTAGAGAAGTGATGGGTGGTTTTACCCATGGAACAAATATCATATCAGGGCGAAAACTGATAGATTTAAAAAATATTAATACCAAAGCCAAGACAGCCATGGTGCTTGAATTAAAATAA
- a CDS encoding family 65 glycosyl hydrolase domain-containing protein: MKKYLRPDEWCVIEEGFDPANHRASESIFSIGNGKMGQRANFEEKYSGSSLQGSYVAGVYYPDKTRVGWWKNGYPEYFAKVLNSPNWIGINVHVDGTELDLNYCDVENFVRTLNMKEGYLQREFDATLDGNKKIHVKAQRFVSMADTENGAIRYEVTPVNFSGKISFTPYIDGDIENEDSNYDEKFWNILDVDASEGAAYLESQTKKSDFRCGFAMRYQATVNGKAVTTKPELIQSAKWVGNRIELEVKEGEKACLEKFVGVTSSLNYATDVLRSNAVELATCAYKKGFDQLFADHKQKWEDKWVHSDIKIKGDVEAQQGIRFNIFHLNQTYTGEDERLNVGPKGFTGEKYGGTTYWDTEAYCIPFFLMTSPSQVTRQLLIYRYKHLQKAIENAAKLGFTDGAALYPMVTANGEECHNEWEITFMEVHRNGAMAYAIHNYIRHTGDYKYLEEYGLEVLVAISRFWSQRITFSEAKNQFVMLGVTGPNEYENNINNNWYTNKIAVWCMKYTMEALNYVKDSHPARYKELVAKMNFNSGEETQRWKDIMGNMHFPYNQELDVIMQQDGFMDKEQLMADDLDPAQRPINQYWSWDRILRSNFIKQADTLQGIYAFEEEFTNEEIERNFNFYEPRTVHESSLSPCVHSILATKIGRIEKAYEMYLRTSRLDLDDYNAEVHEGLHITSMAGTWMSIVEGFGGKRAYDQKLYLSPVIPEQWQEYAFRITFKGNDLEVRVTAKEVEIISHAKETIELYLYDELVSVEANESKTVWR, from the coding sequence ATGAAAAAATATTTGAGACCCGACGAATGGTGCGTAATAGAGGAAGGTTTTGATCCCGCCAACCACCGAGCTTCTGAAAGTATTTTTAGCATCGGAAACGGTAAAATGGGCCAACGGGCGAATTTTGAAGAGAAATATTCAGGATCTAGCTTGCAAGGGAGCTATGTGGCAGGTGTGTATTATCCCGACAAAACCAGGGTAGGCTGGTGGAAAAATGGTTATCCGGAGTACTTTGCTAAAGTGCTCAACTCACCCAACTGGATAGGTATTAACGTACATGTCGATGGCACCGAACTGGATTTAAACTACTGCGATGTGGAAAACTTTGTGCGTACCTTGAATATGAAAGAGGGTTACCTGCAAAGGGAATTTGATGCCACCCTGGACGGTAATAAAAAAATACACGTAAAAGCACAGCGCTTTGTAAGCATGGCCGACACCGAAAATGGCGCCATACGTTACGAAGTAACGCCAGTAAATTTTAGCGGAAAAATTAGTTTTACGCCTTATATCGATGGCGATATAGAGAATGAAGACAGCAATTACGACGAGAAGTTCTGGAATATTCTGGATGTTGATGCAAGTGAAGGAGCGGCCTATCTGGAGTCGCAAACAAAAAAATCAGATTTTCGCTGTGGCTTTGCCATGCGATACCAAGCCACGGTTAACGGTAAAGCGGTAACTACCAAGCCCGAGCTTATCCAATCGGCCAAATGGGTGGGCAACCGTATAGAGCTTGAAGTGAAAGAAGGTGAAAAGGCCTGTCTGGAAAAATTTGTGGGGGTTACCTCATCGCTCAACTATGCAACGGACGTGCTAAGGAGCAATGCGGTAGAACTGGCAACATGTGCGTACAAAAAAGGCTTTGACCAATTGTTTGCCGACCATAAACAAAAATGGGAAGATAAGTGGGTGCACAGCGACATAAAAATAAAAGGCGATGTAGAAGCGCAGCAGGGCATTCGCTTTAATATCTTCCATCTGAACCAAACTTATACAGGCGAAGACGAAAGGTTAAACGTTGGACCCAAAGGTTTTACCGGCGAAAAATACGGAGGTACAACTTACTGGGACACCGAGGCTTATTGTATCCCTTTCTTTTTAATGACTTCGCCTTCGCAGGTAACCCGCCAGCTGCTCATTTACCGATACAAGCATCTGCAAAAAGCGATCGAAAATGCAGCAAAGCTGGGATTTACAGATGGTGCGGCGCTATACCCCATGGTTACAGCCAATGGCGAGGAGTGCCACAACGAATGGGAAATTACCTTTATGGAGGTGCACCGTAACGGAGCCATGGCTTATGCCATTCATAACTATATTCGCCATACAGGTGATTATAAGTATCTCGAAGAATATGGGCTGGAAGTATTGGTGGCTATCTCCCGGTTCTGGAGTCAGCGCATTACTTTTTCAGAGGCAAAAAATCAGTTTGTGATGCTGGGCGTTACCGGACCTAATGAGTACGAAAACAATATCAACAACAACTGGTATACCAACAAGATAGCTGTTTGGTGTATGAAATATACAATGGAAGCACTCAACTATGTAAAGGACAGCCACCCTGCCCGTTACAAAGAGTTGGTTGCCAAGATGAACTTCAACTCCGGCGAGGAAACGCAACGTTGGAAAGATATCATGGGCAATATGCATTTCCCTTACAACCAGGAGTTGGATGTGATTATGCAGCAGGACGGTTTTATGGATAAAGAGCAACTTATGGCCGACGACCTGGATCCCGCTCAACGCCCCATAAACCAATACTGGTCATGGGATAGGATTTTGCGCTCCAATTTCATCAAACAGGCTGATACGCTTCAGGGCATTTATGCGTTTGAAGAGGAGTTCACTAACGAAGAAATTGAACGGAACTTTAATTTCTATGAGCCCCGCACGGTCCACGAGTCGTCGTTGTCGCCCTGTGTGCATTCTATCCTGGCCACTAAGATCGGGCGTATAGAAAAGGCGTACGAAATGTACCTGCGTACCTCGCGTTTGGATCTGGACGATTACAACGCCGAAGTACACGAGGGCTTGCACATTACCAGCATGGCCGGCACATGGATGTCGATAGTAGAAGGCTTCGGAGGAAAGAGAGCGTACGACCAGAAGCTCTACCTAAGCCCGGTTATACCGGAGCAATGGCAGGAATACGCTTTCCGCATAACCTTTAAGGGCAACGATTTGGAAGTAAGGGTTACTGCCAAGGAAGTGGAAATTATCTCTCATGCCAAAGAAACCATCGAATTATATTTATACGATGAGTTGGTAAGCGTGGAAGCTAATGAATCAAAGACGGTTTGGCGATAA